Proteins from a single region of Schistocerca gregaria isolate iqSchGreg1 chromosome 3, iqSchGreg1.2, whole genome shotgun sequence:
- the LOC126355917 gene encoding uncharacterized PE-PGRS family protein PE_PGRS54-like isoform X20, producing the protein MRATAVWAALLLQLAVVAAAPWNTGCLFSRDPDCWQSHAGTSVDNHALGSLHTQNSAHTPAKDKTDNRWPHIRQQEAENGESEQNHLANVKRKYLHELTRLLQGIMPEREDRSRSDSSSDSSSSSSSSDSDSSSSSSSSSSSSSEETNISNTENSSSNEFGSGQDGLSGENGSGSGGGSGGQAGSGGSGSGSGNGGNGGNGGNGGDGGDSVTGGDGGDGGNGGNGGDAGNSSNGGDAGDGGDGGNGGNGGDAGDGGDGGNDGDGGDGGDGGSGGDAGNGGDGGNGGDGGDGGDGGSGGNAGNGGDGGNGGDGGNGGEAGDGGDGGNGGDGGNGGDAGNGGDGGNGGDGGNGGDGGDGGDGGSGGDAGNGGDGGNGGDGGNGGSGVDAGDGGDGGDGGNGADAGDGGNGGNGGDGGDGGSGSDAGNGGDGGDGGNGGDAGDGGDGGNGGNGGDGGDGGSGSDAGNGGDGGDGGDGGNGGDAGDGGDGGDAGDGGNGGDAGDGGDGGNGGDGGDGGDGHSGGDAGDGGDGGDGGDGGNGGDAGDGGDGGNGGDGGDGGDGGSGGDAGDGGDGGNGGDAGDGGDGGDGGNGGDGGDGGDGGSGGDAGDGGDGGDGGDGGNGGDAGDGGDDGNGGDGGDGGDGHSGGDAGDGGDGGNGGDGGDGGNGGDAGDGGDGGNGGNGGDAGDGGSGSGAGNGEDGGDDGDGGNGGDGGDGGDGGNGGDGGDGGDGGSGGDAGDGGDGGNGGDAGDGGDGGDGGNGGDGGNGGDGGDGGDAGNGGDGGSGGDGGDGGDGGNGGDGGDASDGGNGGDAGDGGDGGDGGNGGDAGDGGDGGNGGNGGDGGEGGSGGDAGDGGDGGNGGDAGDGGDGGNVGDGGNGGSGGDTGNGADGGDGGDGGNGGDGGDGGDGGNGGDGGDGGDGGSGGDAGDGGDGGNGGDAGDGGDGGDGGNGGDGGNGGDGGDGGDAGNGGDGGSGGDGGDGGDGGNGGDGGDASDGGNGGDAGDGGDGGDGGNGGDAGDGGDGGNGGNGGDGGDGGSGGDAGNGGDGGDGGNGGDAGDGGDGGDGGNGGDAGDGGDGGNGGNGGDAGDGGSGGDAGNGGNGGNAGDGGNGGDGGDGGNGGDSGSGGSGGSGGGGGNGGSGGSDGSDGSDGTDGSDGGNGDDAGNGGDGGDGGEGGNGGSGGNAGNGGDGGDGGDGGSGGGAGDGGDGGNGGDGGDGGDGGSGGDAGDGGNGGDGGNGADAGNGADGGNGGDGGDGGSGGDSGNGGDDGNGGEGGDGGNGGDSGNGGDGGDGGNGGSGGDAGDGGNGGNGGDGGDGGDAGNGGDGGSGGDGGNGGDGGNGGNGGNGGNGGDGGNGGNGGDGGDGGNGGNGGDGGDGGDGGNGGNGGNDDDGQSNNESGSSDGGSNSDGGIGDCPAVGSCPLHEDAGSDVTLLPHATDCGQYCVCDHGVPVAMPCPAGLHFNPELRVCDWPYAAGCEVQS; encoded by the exons GTACAAGTGTGGATAATCACGCCCTTGGGTCACTTCACACACAGAATTCGGCACATACCCCAGCAAAGGATAAGACTGACAACAGATGGCCACATATCCGACAGCAGGAAGCAGAAAATGGCGAAAGTGAACAAAATCATCTGGCTAATGTAAAGAGAAAGTACTTGCATGAATTGACGAGACTCTTACAAGGTATTATGCCAGAGAGGGAAGACAGAAGTAGGAGCGacagcagcagtgacagcagcagcagcagcagcagcagcgacagcgacagcagcagcagcagcagcagcagcagtagtagtagcagtgaAGAGACCAATATTAGTAACACTGAAAACAGTAGCAGTAATGAATTTGGAAGTGGACAAGATGGACTTAGTGGAGAGAATGGAAGTGGAAGTGGAGGTGGTAGTGGAGGACAAGCTGGTAGTGGAGGATCTGGAAGTGGCAGTGGAAATGGTGGAAACGGTGGTAATGGAGGCAATGGTGGGGACGGTGGAGACAGTGTAACTGGAGGAGATGGAGGGGATGGTGGAAATGGAGGTAATGGTGGAGATGCAGGCAACAGCAGCAATGGTGGTGATGCCGGTGATGGAGGAGATGGTGGTAATGGAGGCAATGGTGGTGATGCTGGAGATGGAGGTGATGGTGGAAATGATGGTGATGGTGGAGATGGAGGTGATGGAGGCAGTGGTGGTGATGCTGGTAACGGAGGTGATGGTGGAAATGGAGGTGATGGTGGAGATGGAGGTGATGGAGGCAGTGGTGGTAATGCTGGCAATGGAGGTGATGGTGGCAATGGAGGTGATGGAGGCAATGGTGGTGAAGCtggagatggaggagatggaggCAATGGTGGTGATGGAGGCAATGGTGGTGATGCTGGTAACGGAGGTGATGGTGGAAAtggag GTGATGGAGGAAATGGCGGAGATGGTGGAGATGGCGGTGATGGAGGCAGTGGTGGTGATGCTGGCAATGGTGGTGATGGTGGCAATGGTGGTGATGGAGGCAATGGAGGTAGTGGTGTTGATGCTGGAGATGGAGgagatggtggtgatggtggcAATGGTGCTGATGCTGGTGATGGTGGAAATGGAGGCAATGGTGGAGATGGAGGTGACGGAGGCAGTGGTAGTGATGCTGGCAATGGAGGAGATGGTGGTGATGGAGGAAATGGTGGTGATGCTGGTGATGGAGGTGATGGTGGAAATGGCGGCAATGGTGGAGATGGAGGTGATGGAGGCAGTGGTAGTGATGCTGGCAATGGAGgagatggtggtgatggtggtgatggcgGCAATGGTGGTGATGCTGGTGATGGAGGAGATGGTGGTGATGCTGGTGATGGTGGCAATGGTGGTGATGCTGGAGATGGAGGAGATGGTGGAAATGGAGGCGATGGTGGTGATGGAGGTGATGGACACAGTGGTGGAGATGCTGGAGATGGAGGGGATGGTGGTGATGGTGGCGACGGAGGCAATGGTGGTGATGCTGGAGATGGAGGAGATGGTGGAAATGGAGGCGATGGTGGTGATGGAGGTGATGGTGGCAGTGGTGGTGATGCTGGAGATGGTGGTGATGGCGGCAATGGCGGTGAtgctggtgatggtggtgatggag GTGATGGTGGAAATGGAGGTGATGGTGGAGATGGAGGTGATGGAGGCAGCGGTGGTGATGCTGGAGACGGAGGGGATGGTGGTGATGGTGGCGACGGAGGCAATGGTGGTGATGCTGGAGATGGAGGAGATGATGGAAATGGAGGCGATGGTGGTGATGGAGGTGATGGACACAGTGGTGGTGATGCTGGAGATGGAGGAGATGGTGGAAATGGAGGCGATGGTGGTGATGGAGGAAATGGCGGTGATGCTGGTGATGGAGGTGATGGTGGAAATGGCGGAAATGGTGGAGATGCAGGTGATGGAGGCAGTGGTAGTGGTGCTGGCAATGGAGaagatggtggtgatgatggtgatggagGCAATGGTGGTGATGGTGGAGATGGAGGAGATGGTGGAAATGGAGGTGATGGTGGTGATGGAGGTGATGGTGGCAGTGGTGGTGATGCTGGAGATGGTGGTGATGGCGGCAATGGCGGTGAtgctggtgatggtggtgatggagGTGATGGTGGAAATGGAGGTGATGGTGGAAATGGTGGTGATGGAGGTGATGGTGGTGATGCTGGTAATGGTGGAGATGGAGGAAGTGGAGGTGATGGTGGAGATGGAGGAGATGGTGGAAACGGAGGCGATGGTGGTGATGCTAGTGATGGAGGTAATGGTGGTGATGCTGGTGATGGAGGAGATGGTGGTGATGGAGGCAATGGCGGGGATGCTGGCGATGGTGGTGATGGTGGAAATGGAGGTAATGGCGGAGATGGAGGTGAAGGAGGCAGTGGTGGTGATGCTGGAGATGGTGGTGATGGAGGCAATGGTGGTGATGCTGGTGATGGAGGAGATGGTGGAAATGTAGGTGATGGTGGAAATGGAGGCAGTGGTGGTGATACTGGAAATGGAGcagatggtggtgatggtggtgatggagGCAATGGTGGTGATGGTGGAGATGGAGGAGATGGTGGAAATGGAGGTGATGGTGGTGATGGAGGTGATGGTGGCAGTGGTGGTGATGCTGGAGATGGTGGTGATGGCGGCAATGGCGGTGAtgctggtgatggtggtgatggagGTGATGGTGGAAATGGAGGTGATGGTGGAAATGGTGGTGATGGAGGTGATGGTGGTGATGCTGGTAATGGTGGAGATGGAGGAAGTGGAGGTGATGGTGGAGATGGAGGAGATGGTGGAAACGGAGGCGATGGTGGTGATGCTAGTGATGGAGGTAATGGTGGTGATGCTGGTGATGGAGGAGATGGTGGTGATGGAGGCAATGGTGGGGATGCTGGCGATGGTGGTGATGGTGGAAATGGAGGCAATGGTGGAGATGGAGGTGATGGAGGCAGTGGTGGTGATGCTGGCAATGGAGGAGATGGTGGTGATGGAGGCAATGGTGGTGATGCTGGTGATGGAGGCGATGGTGGTGACGGAGGCAATGGCGGTGATGCTGGCGATGGAGGTGATGGTGGAAATGGCGGCAATGGTGGAGATGCAGGTGATGGAGGCAGTGGTGGTGATGCTGGCAATGGAGGCAATGGTGGTAATGCTGGAGATGGTGGAAATGGTGGTGATGGTGGAGATGGAGGCAATGGTGGTGATTCTGGCAGTGGTGGCAGTGGAGGaagtggaggaggtggtggtaaTGGTGGAAGTGGTGGCAGTGATGGCAGTGATGGTAGTGATGGCACTGATGGCAGTGATGGAGGCAATGGTGATGATGCTGGAAATGGAGGTGATGGTGGCGATGGAGGAGAAGGAGGTAATGGAGGCAGTGGTGGCAATGCTGGCAATGGAGGTGATGGTGGAGATGGTGGTGATGGAGGTAGTGGTGGAGGTGCCGGTGATGGAGGGGATGGTGGAAATGGTGGTGATGGTGGAGATGGTGGTGATGGAGGCAGTGGTGGTGATGCTGGTGATGGTGGTAATGGTGGTGATGGAGGCAATGGTGCTGATGCTGGTAATGGAGCTGATGGTGGAAATGGTGGAGATGGAGGTGATGGAGGCAGTGGTGGAGATTCTGGCAACGGAGGCGATGATGGAAATGGTGGTGAAGGAGGAGACGGTGGCAATGGTGGTGATTCTGGCAATGGAGgagatggtggtgatggtggaaATGGAGGCAGTGGTGGTGATGCTGGTGATGGAGGTAATGGTGGCAATGGTGGTGATGGAGGTGATGGTGGTGATGCTGGTAATGGTGGAGATGGAGGAAGTGGAGGTGATGGTGGAAATGGAGGAGATGGAGGCAATGGTGGAAATGGTGGCAATGGAGGTAATGGTGGAGATGGTGGTAATGGAGGTAATGGTGGAGATGGTGGAGATGGTGGTAATGGAGGTAATGgaggtgatggtggtgatggtggtgatggtggcaATGGAGGTAATGGAGGTAATGATGATGATGGCCAGTCTAATAATGAAAGTGGCAGCAGTGATGGAGGCAGTAATTCTGATGGTGGCATTGGTGACTGCCCGGCCGTGGGCAGTTGTCCATTACACGAAGATGCTGGATCAGATGTTACACTTTTGCCCCATGCCACTGATTGTGGACAGTATTGTGTATGTGACCATGGCGTTCCAGTAGCCATGCCGTGTCCTGCAGGACTCCACTTCAACCCAGAGCTGAGAGTCTGCGACTGGCCATATGCTGCTGGTTGTGAGGTACAGAGCTAA
- the LOC126355917 gene encoding uncharacterized PE-PGRS family protein PE_PGRS54-like isoform X8, whose product MRATAVWAALLLQLAVVAAAPWNTGCLFSRDPDCWQSHAGTSVDNHALGSLHTQNSAHTPAKDKTDNRWPHIRQQEAENGESEQNHLANVKRKYLHELTRLLQGIMPEREDRSRSDSSSDSSSSSSSSDSDSSSSSSSSSSSSSEETNISNTENSSSNEFGSGQDGLSGENGSGSGGGSGGQAGSGGSGSGSGNGGNGGNGGNGGDGGDSVTGGDGGDGGNGGNGGDAGNSSNGGDAGDGGDGGNGGNGGDAGDGGDGGNDGDGGDGGDGGSGGDAGNGGDGGNGGDGGDGGDGGSGGNAGNGGDGGNGGDGGNGGEAGDGGDGGNGGDGGNGGDAGNGGDGGNGGNGGNGGDGGDGGDGGSGGNAGNGGDSGNGGDGGNGGSGGDAGDGGDGGDGGNGGDTSDGGDSGNGGNGGDGGDGANGGDGGDGGDGGSGGDAGDGGDGGDGGSGGDAGNGGDGGNGGDGGNGGSGVDAGDGGDGGDGGNGADAGDGGNGGNGGDGGDGGSGSDAGNGGDGGDGGNGGDAGDGGDGGNGGNGGDGGDGGSGSDAGNGGDGGDGGDGGNGGDAGDGGDGGDAGDGGNGGDAGDGGDGGNGGDGGDGGDGHSGGDAGDGGDGGDGGDGGNGGDAGDGGDGGNGGDGGDGGDGGSGGDAGDGGDGGNGGDAGDGGDGGDGGNGGDGGDGGDGGSGGDAGDGGDGGDGGDGGNGGDAGDGGDDGNGGDGGDGGDGHSGGDAGDGGDGGNGGDGGDGGNGGDAGDGGDGGNGGNGGDAGDGGSGSGAGNGEDGGDDGDGGNGGDGGDGGDGGNGGDGGDGGDGGSGGDAGDGGDGGNGGDAGDGGDGGDGGNGGDGGNGGDGGDGGDAGNGGDGGSGGDGGDGGDGGNGGDGGDASDGGNGGDAGDGGDGGDGGNGGDAGDGGDGGNGGNGGDGGEGGSGGDAGDGGDGGNGGDAGDGGDGGNVGDGGNGGSGGDTGNGADGGDGGDGGNGGDGGDGGDGGNGGDGGDGGDGGSGGDAGDGGDGGNGGDAGDGGDGGDGGNGGDGGNGGDGGDGGDAGNGGDGGSGGDGGDGGDGGNGGDGGDASDGGNGGDAGDGGDGGDGGNGGDAGDGGDGGNGGNGGDGGDGGSGGDAGNGGDGGDGGNGGDAGDGGDGGDGGNGGDAGDGGDGGNGGNGGDAGDGGSGGDAGNGGNGGNAGDGGNGGDGGDGGNGGDSGSGGSGGSGGGGGNGGSGGSDGSDGSDGTDGSDGGNGDDAGNGGDGGDGGEGGNGGSGGNAGNGGDGGDGGDGGSGGGAGDGGDGGNGGDGGDGGDGGSGGDAGDGGNGGDGGNGADAGNGADGGNGGDGGDGGSGGDSGNGGDDGNGGEGGDGGNGGDSGNGGDGGDGGNGGSGGDAGDGGNGGNGGDGGDGGDAGNGGDGGSGGDGGNGGDGGNGGNGGNGGNGGDGGNGGNGGDGGDGGNGGNGGDGGDGGDGGNGGNGGNDDDGQSNNESGSSDGGSNSDGGIGDCPAVGSCPLHEDAGSDVTLLPHATDCGQYCVCDHGVPVAMPCPAGLHFNPELRVCDWPYAAGCEVQS is encoded by the exons GTACAAGTGTGGATAATCACGCCCTTGGGTCACTTCACACACAGAATTCGGCACATACCCCAGCAAAGGATAAGACTGACAACAGATGGCCACATATCCGACAGCAGGAAGCAGAAAATGGCGAAAGTGAACAAAATCATCTGGCTAATGTAAAGAGAAAGTACTTGCATGAATTGACGAGACTCTTACAAGGTATTATGCCAGAGAGGGAAGACAGAAGTAGGAGCGacagcagcagtgacagcagcagcagcagcagcagcagcgacagcgacagcagcagcagcagcagcagcagcagtagtagtagcagtgaAGAGACCAATATTAGTAACACTGAAAACAGTAGCAGTAATGAATTTGGAAGTGGACAAGATGGACTTAGTGGAGAGAATGGAAGTGGAAGTGGAGGTGGTAGTGGAGGACAAGCTGGTAGTGGAGGATCTGGAAGTGGCAGTGGAAATGGTGGAAACGGTGGTAATGGAGGCAATGGTGGGGACGGTGGAGACAGTGTAACTGGAGGAGATGGAGGGGATGGTGGAAATGGAGGTAATGGTGGAGATGCAGGCAACAGCAGCAATGGTGGTGATGCCGGTGATGGAGGAGATGGTGGTAATGGAGGCAATGGTGGTGATGCTGGAGATGGAGGTGATGGTGGAAATGATGGTGATGGTGGAGATGGAGGTGATGGAGGCAGTGGTGGTGATGCTGGTAACGGAGGTGATGGTGGAAATGGAGGTGATGGTGGAGATGGAGGTGATGGAGGCAGTGGTGGTAATGCTGGCAATGGAGGTGATGGTGGCAATGGAGGTGATGGAGGCAATGGTGGTGAAGCtggagatggaggagatggaggCAATGGTGGTGATGGAGGCAATGGTGGTGATGCTGGTAACGGAGGTGATGGTGGAAAtggaggtaatggaggaaatggcgGTGATGGTGGAGATGGCGGTGATGGAGGCAGTGGTGGTAATGCAGGCAATGGAGGTGACAGTGGCAATGGTGGTGATGGAGGCAATGGAGGTAGTGGTGGTGATGCTGGAGATGGAGgagatggtggtgatggtggcAATGGTGGTGATACTAGTGATGGAGGTGATAGTGGAAATGGTGGTAATGGAGGAGATGGcggtgatggtgcaaatggaggtgATGGTGGAGATGGAGGTGATGGAGGCAGTGGTGGTGATGCTGGAGATGGAGgagatggtggtgatggtg GCAGTGGTGGTGATGCTGGCAATGGTGGTGATGGTGGCAATGGTGGTGATGGAGGCAATGGAGGTAGTGGTGTTGATGCTGGAGATGGAGgagatggtggtgatggtggcAATGGTGCTGATGCTGGTGATGGTGGAAATGGAGGCAATGGTGGAGATGGAGGTGACGGAGGCAGTGGTAGTGATGCTGGCAATGGAGGAGATGGTGGTGATGGAGGAAATGGTGGTGATGCTGGTGATGGAGGTGATGGTGGAAATGGCGGCAATGGTGGAGATGGAGGTGATGGAGGCAGTGGTAGTGATGCTGGCAATGGAGgagatggtggtgatggtggtgatggcgGCAATGGTGGTGATGCTGGTGATGGAGGAGATGGTGGTGATGCTGGTGATGGTGGCAATGGTGGTGATGCTGGAGATGGAGGAGATGGTGGAAATGGAGGCGATGGTGGTGATGGAGGTGATGGACACAGTGGTGGAGATGCTGGAGATGGAGGGGATGGTGGTGATGGTGGCGACGGAGGCAATGGTGGTGATGCTGGAGATGGAGGAGATGGTGGAAATGGAGGCGATGGTGGTGATGGAGGTGATGGTGGCAGTGGTGGTGATGCTGGAGATGGTGGTGATGGCGGCAATGGCGGTGAtgctggtgatggtggtgatggag GTGATGGTGGAAATGGAGGTGATGGTGGAGATGGAGGTGATGGAGGCAGCGGTGGTGATGCTGGAGACGGAGGGGATGGTGGTGATGGTGGCGACGGAGGCAATGGTGGTGATGCTGGAGATGGAGGAGATGATGGAAATGGAGGCGATGGTGGTGATGGAGGTGATGGACACAGTGGTGGTGATGCTGGAGATGGAGGAGATGGTGGAAATGGAGGCGATGGTGGTGATGGAGGAAATGGCGGTGATGCTGGTGATGGAGGTGATGGTGGAAATGGCGGAAATGGTGGAGATGCAGGTGATGGAGGCAGTGGTAGTGGTGCTGGCAATGGAGaagatggtggtgatgatggtgatggagGCAATGGTGGTGATGGTGGAGATGGAGGAGATGGTGGAAATGGAGGTGATGGTGGTGATGGAGGTGATGGTGGCAGTGGTGGTGATGCTGGAGATGGTGGTGATGGCGGCAATGGCGGTGAtgctggtgatggtggtgatggagGTGATGGTGGAAATGGAGGTGATGGTGGAAATGGTGGTGATGGAGGTGATGGTGGTGATGCTGGTAATGGTGGAGATGGAGGAAGTGGAGGTGATGGTGGAGATGGAGGAGATGGTGGAAACGGAGGCGATGGTGGTGATGCTAGTGATGGAGGTAATGGTGGTGATGCTGGTGATGGAGGAGATGGTGGTGATGGAGGCAATGGCGGGGATGCTGGCGATGGTGGTGATGGTGGAAATGGAGGTAATGGCGGAGATGGAGGTGAAGGAGGCAGTGGTGGTGATGCTGGAGATGGTGGTGATGGAGGCAATGGTGGTGATGCTGGTGATGGAGGAGATGGTGGAAATGTAGGTGATGGTGGAAATGGAGGCAGTGGTGGTGATACTGGAAATGGAGcagatggtggtgatggtggtgatggagGCAATGGTGGTGATGGTGGAGATGGAGGAGATGGTGGAAATGGAGGTGATGGTGGTGATGGAGGTGATGGTGGCAGTGGTGGTGATGCTGGAGATGGTGGTGATGGCGGCAATGGCGGTGAtgctggtgatggtggtgatggagGTGATGGTGGAAATGGAGGTGATGGTGGAAATGGTGGTGATGGAGGTGATGGTGGTGATGCTGGTAATGGTGGAGATGGAGGAAGTGGAGGTGATGGTGGAGATGGAGGAGATGGTGGAAACGGAGGCGATGGTGGTGATGCTAGTGATGGAGGTAATGGTGGTGATGCTGGTGATGGAGGAGATGGTGGTGATGGAGGCAATGGTGGGGATGCTGGCGATGGTGGTGATGGTGGAAATGGAGGCAATGGTGGAGATGGAGGTGATGGAGGCAGTGGTGGTGATGCTGGCAATGGAGGAGATGGTGGTGATGGAGGCAATGGTGGTGATGCTGGTGATGGAGGCGATGGTGGTGACGGAGGCAATGGCGGTGATGCTGGCGATGGAGGTGATGGTGGAAATGGCGGCAATGGTGGAGATGCAGGTGATGGAGGCAGTGGTGGTGATGCTGGCAATGGAGGCAATGGTGGTAATGCTGGAGATGGTGGAAATGGTGGTGATGGTGGAGATGGAGGCAATGGTGGTGATTCTGGCAGTGGTGGCAGTGGAGGaagtggaggaggtggtggtaaTGGTGGAAGTGGTGGCAGTGATGGCAGTGATGGTAGTGATGGCACTGATGGCAGTGATGGAGGCAATGGTGATGATGCTGGAAATGGAGGTGATGGTGGCGATGGAGGAGAAGGAGGTAATGGAGGCAGTGGTGGCAATGCTGGCAATGGAGGTGATGGTGGAGATGGTGGTGATGGAGGTAGTGGTGGAGGTGCCGGTGATGGAGGGGATGGTGGAAATGGTGGTGATGGTGGAGATGGTGGTGATGGAGGCAGTGGTGGTGATGCTGGTGATGGTGGTAATGGTGGTGATGGAGGCAATGGTGCTGATGCTGGTAATGGAGCTGATGGTGGAAATGGTGGAGATGGAGGTGATGGAGGCAGTGGTGGAGATTCTGGCAACGGAGGCGATGATGGAAATGGTGGTGAAGGAGGAGACGGTGGCAATGGTGGTGATTCTGGCAATGGAGgagatggtggtgatggtggaaATGGAGGCAGTGGTGGTGATGCTGGTGATGGAGGTAATGGTGGCAATGGTGGTGATGGAGGTGATGGTGGTGATGCTGGTAATGGTGGAGATGGAGGAAGTGGAGGTGATGGTGGAAATGGAGGAGATGGAGGCAATGGTGGAAATGGTGGCAATGGAGGTAATGGTGGAGATGGTGGTAATGGAGGTAATGGTGGAGATGGTGGAGATGGTGGTAATGGAGGTAATGgaggtgatggtggtgatggtggtgatggtggcaATGGAGGTAATGGAGGTAATGATGATGATGGCCAGTCTAATAATGAAAGTGGCAGCAGTGATGGAGGCAGTAATTCTGATGGTGGCATTGGTGACTGCCCGGCCGTGGGCAGTTGTCCATTACACGAAGATGCTGGATCAGATGTTACACTTTTGCCCCATGCCACTGATTGTGGACAGTATTGTGTATGTGACCATGGCGTTCCAGTAGCCATGCCGTGTCCTGCAGGACTCCACTTCAACCCAGAGCTGAGAGTCTGCGACTGGCCATATGCTGCTGGTTGTGAGGTACAGAGCTAA